From the Deinococcus aerius genome, one window contains:
- a CDS encoding tetratricopeptide repeat protein, producing the protein MNNLPGRLRPRLEAAPGRVIAPVDVGAGQEALLAWARERDLPALREPPPEGLETWLWWPRTRGEVARWGQSRPEGAFPLILTGADMLYSEGEWHRTLAPHERWAAATYALSGGWPAALPLARALAEGGAPEEEEWYRHPLVAAGLAPLLPPDDLLPAYRTLALTPLVTPEVSAALSVAPETVEALADGGWLWAAPGGWRIPGPLRRHLCPLPGGEAARAVAGLLHRSGHTEGALSLLREAAAWEEHLTLLAGHLRAGAGTGTLRASLRALPPYWREQPTALYLAGLLARASGDLARAEELYSRALPGLAPALQPLAHNARGVVRAVSGNPPGALEDFGAAARAGGLTGGEAAHNRATLLVQLGRHAEAERSLDEAVAAFREAGDLRREARSLETLGGLQFGRGLLQQALAPYGQVLRLLEDEHPEETALTHVNLAEVHALLGDGAQARTHLEQARLLAERSSLPEVAGWVTRVQALLALHSGVPGRARDLLEAVDSADRSLHAETRLLLARAYRELGEPDPARGALEEARTLGLRANLEAALQGDGDLGAVVEEARREDARLELATALLHRGEPEDLGEALDLIRTHGYRALLGSSAAHRLVAHVQDDASRALFPLVLRVLGPLRLTHAGRTWRAGDFPTRKSAALLVALALSGRSQPREALAERFWPDAKNPLASLQTAVYHLRSTFGVNLISSARGRLTLAFPVQSDLADLQDALMSRDVGRLATLIRQEAGPPDALPDLASELHEERELAERLLHDALQVYADAQPEGSLERRDALRTLITADPLNIEARAQLVDWHLGQGDAESAGQERARMNDILKELDLG; encoded by the coding sequence ATGAACAACCTGCCTGGGCGTCTGCGCCCGCGGCTGGAGGCGGCGCCGGGCCGGGTGATCGCCCCCGTGGACGTGGGGGCGGGCCAGGAGGCGCTGCTGGCTTGGGCGCGGGAGCGGGACTTGCCCGCCTTGCGCGAGCCCCCACCCGAGGGCCTGGAGACCTGGCTGTGGTGGCCCCGCACCCGGGGGGAGGTGGCGCGCTGGGGCCAGTCGCGGCCCGAGGGGGCCTTTCCCCTAATCCTGACGGGGGCGGACATGCTCTACAGCGAGGGGGAGTGGCACCGGACCCTGGCCCCGCACGAGCGCTGGGCCGCCGCCACCTACGCCCTGAGCGGGGGCTGGCCCGCCGCCCTGCCGCTCGCCCGGGCCCTGGCCGAGGGGGGCGCTCCCGAGGAGGAGGAGTGGTACCGGCACCCCTTGGTCGCGGCGGGGCTGGCCCCCCTGCTGCCCCCGGACGACCTGCTCCCCGCCTACCGCACCCTGGCCCTCACGCCGCTCGTGACCCCGGAGGTCTCGGCGGCTCTGAGCGTCGCGCCGGAGACGGTCGAGGCGCTGGCGGACGGTGGCTGGCTGTGGGCCGCGCCGGGGGGCTGGAGGATTCCCGGGCCGCTGCGCCGTCACCTCTGCCCGCTGCCGGGGGGGGAGGCGGCGCGGGCGGTCGCGGGCCTGCTCCACCGATCGGGTCACACGGAGGGCGCCCTGAGCCTGCTGCGCGAGGCCGCCGCCTGGGAGGAGCACCTCACCCTGCTCGCGGGGCACCTGCGGGCGGGGGCGGGAACGGGGACGCTGCGCGCCAGCCTGCGGGCGCTGCCGCCGTACTGGCGGGAACAGCCCACCGCGCTCTACCTCGCCGGGCTGCTCGCGCGGGCGTCCGGGGACCTCGCGCGCGCCGAGGAGCTGTACTCCCGGGCGCTGCCGGGCCTGGCCCCCGCCCTCCAGCCCCTGGCGCACAACGCGCGGGGGGTCGTTCGGGCGGTGAGCGGCAACCCGCCGGGCGCCCTGGAGGATTTCGGGGCGGCCGCCCGGGCCGGGGGCCTGACGGGGGGTGAGGCGGCGCACAACCGCGCGACCCTGCTCGTGCAGCTTGGCCGCCACGCCGAGGCCGAGCGCAGCCTGGACGAGGCCGTCGCCGCCTTCCGCGAGGCGGGCGACCTGCGCCGCGAGGCCCGCAGCCTGGAGACGTTGGGCGGCCTCCAGTTCGGGCGCGGCCTCCTCCAGCAGGCGCTGGCCCCCTACGGCCAGGTGCTGCGCCTGCTGGAGGACGAACACCCCGAGGAGACGGCCCTCACCCACGTCAACCTCGCCGAGGTCCACGCGCTGCTGGGCGACGGGGCGCAGGCCCGGACCCACCTGGAGCAGGCGCGGCTCCTCGCCGAGCGGTCCTCGCTGCCGGAGGTCGCGGGCTGGGTGACGCGGGTGCAGGCCCTGCTCGCCCTGCACTCGGGCGTGCCGGGGCGGGCACGCGACCTGCTGGAGGCCGTGGACTCCGCCGACCGCAGCCTGCACGCGGAGACCCGGCTGCTCCTCGCCCGCGCCTACCGCGAACTCGGCGAGCCCGACCCGGCCCGGGGCGCCCTGGAGGAGGCCCGCACCCTGGGCCTGCGCGCCAACCTGGAGGCGGCCCTCCAGGGGGACGGCGACCTGGGCGCGGTCGTGGAGGAGGCCCGGCGGGAGGACGCCCGGCTGGAACTCGCCACCGCCCTGCTGCACCGGGGGGAGCCGGAAGACCTGGGGGAGGCGCTGGACCTGATCCGCACCCACGGCTACCGCGCGCTGCTGGGCAGTTCCGCCGCGCATCGCCTCGTCGCCCACGTGCAGGACGACGCCTCGCGGGCGCTGTTTCCCCTGGTGCTGCGGGTGCTGGGGCCGCTGCGGCTCACCCACGCGGGGCGCACCTGGCGCGCGGGGGATTTCCCGACCCGCAAGAGCGCGGCGCTGCTGGTGGCGCTCGCCCTCTCGGGCCGCTCGCAACCGCGCGAGGCGCTCGCCGAACGCTTCTGGCCGGACGCCAAGAACCCTCTCGCCAGCCTGCAGACGGCGGTGTACCACCTGCGGAGCACCTTCGGGGTGAACCTGATCAGCTCGGCGCGGGGGCGCCTGACCCTCGCCTTTCCGGTCCAGAGCGACCTGGCCGACCTGCAAGACGCCCTGATGAGCCGGGACGTGGGGCGCCTGGCGACCCTGATCCGCCAGGAGGCCGGACCCCCGGACGCGCTGCCCGACCTCGCCAGCGAGCTGCACGAGGAGCGCGAACTCGCCGAGAGACTGCTGCACGACGCCCTCCAGGTTTACGCTGACGCCCAGCCCGAGGGCAGCCTGGAGCGGCGCGACGCCCTGCGGACCCTCATCACCGCCGACCCCCTGAACATTGAGGCCCGGGCGCAACTGGTGGACTGGCACCTCGGGCAGGGCGACGCCGAGAGCGCCGGGCAGGAACGCGCCCGTATGAACGACATCCTGAAGGAACTCGACCTGGGCTAG
- the mqnP gene encoding menaquinone biosynthesis prenyltransferase MqnP → MSAAARLKTYLDLVKFEHTVFALPFAYAGMLLASLQVNGTGWPGWPTLVWVTVAMAAARTAAMGANRVIDRFIDARNPRTAGREVPSGKVSPAQAWGLVIVSLAVLAVAAAQLNPLCLALMPLAVAFLIGYPYTKRFTWLCHAWLGVTDGAAAAGGWIAVSGHFAPGAWLLWAVVIFWMIGLDVIYATLDHDFDRANGIQSIPARFGIARALRIAAASHALTFVLLLAVGVATGASPWYYLAALAMGGILLYEHRIVNPRDLARVNVAFFDANMWLALTMLAGVVVDVTWRTLT, encoded by the coding sequence GTGAGTGCGGCGGCGCGGCTGAAGACGTATCTGGACCTGGTGAAGTTCGAGCACACGGTGTTCGCGCTTCCCTTCGCCTACGCCGGGATGCTGCTGGCGAGCCTGCAGGTGAACGGCACCGGCTGGCCCGGCTGGCCGACCCTGGTGTGGGTCACGGTGGCGATGGCAGCGGCCAGGACGGCGGCGATGGGGGCCAACCGGGTCATCGACCGCTTCATTGACGCCCGCAACCCGCGCACGGCGGGGCGCGAGGTGCCCAGCGGCAAGGTCAGTCCCGCGCAGGCCTGGGGGCTGGTGATCGTCAGCCTGGCGGTTCTGGCGGTCGCCGCGGCGCAACTCAATCCCCTTTGCCTGGCGCTGATGCCGCTCGCCGTGGCCTTTCTGATCGGCTACCCCTACACCAAACGCTTCACCTGGCTGTGCCACGCCTGGCTGGGCGTGACCGACGGGGCCGCCGCCGCGGGCGGGTGGATCGCGGTGTCGGGTCACTTCGCTCCCGGGGCCTGGCTGCTGTGGGCCGTGGTGATCTTCTGGATGATCGGCCTGGACGTGATCTACGCGACCCTCGACCATGATTTCGACCGGGCCAACGGCATCCAGAGCATCCCGGCGCGGTTCGGGATCGCCCGCGCGCTGCGGATTGCGGCGGCGAGTCACGCCCTCACCTTCGTGTTGCTGCTCGCGGTCGGGGTGGCGACCGGGGCGAGCCCGTGGTACTACCTGGCGGCCCTGGCGATGGGCGGCATCCTCCTCTACGAACACCGCATCGTGAATCCGCGGGACCTGGCGCGGGTGAACGTGGCCTTTTTCGACGCGAACATGTGGCTGGCCCTCACCATGCTCGCCGGGGTCGTGGTGGATGTCACGTGGCGGACGCTGACCTGA
- a CDS encoding adenylate/guanylate cyclase domain-containing protein, translating into MPDLLLPLPSPRSGHQAACLVMVDLVGSTRLAHELALEHYAALMGEFVQVLILSFEARGGQVLQHQGDAVVALWPAERTPAGVAAALEAHERAARLGLAEVLGVQLQVRAGVALGPVVTGPVGGQPSAYGLPVNYARRLCDAAEPGETLVCAAVVAQGSAPGVPVDRPLPPLRGFGAHCRAYQVAPVAARVTERIKAG; encoded by the coding sequence ATGCCTGACCTGCTCCTGCCCCTGCCCAGCCCACGAAGTGGCCATCAGGCGGCCTGCCTGGTGATGGTGGACCTGGTGGGCAGCACGCGGCTCGCCCATGAGCTGGCGCTGGAACACTACGCCGCCCTGATGGGCGAGTTCGTGCAGGTCCTCATCCTGAGCTTCGAGGCACGGGGCGGCCAGGTGCTGCAACACCAGGGGGACGCCGTGGTGGCCCTCTGGCCCGCCGAGCGCACGCCGGCGGGGGTGGCGGCGGCCCTGGAGGCGCACGAGCGCGCCGCGCGGCTGGGGCTCGCCGAGGTGCTGGGGGTGCAGCTCCAGGTCCGGGCCGGGGTGGCGCTCGGACCCGTGGTGACCGGCCCGGTGGGGGGCCAGCCCAGCGCCTACGGCCTGCCGGTCAATTACGCCCGGCGCCTGTGCGACGCCGCCGAGCCCGGTGAGACGCTTGTGTGCGCCGCGGTGGTGGCGCAGGGGAGCGCGCCGGGCGTCCCGGTGGACCGTCCCCTCCCTCCCCTGCGGGGTTTCGGTGCGCACTGCCGGGCCTACCAGGTCGCCCCCGTGGCCGCCCGTGTGACGGAGCGCATAAAAGCCGGTTAA
- a CDS encoding response regulator transcription factor, with the protein MERKPLVLVIEDEKDIARFIELELAAEGYATEVAFDGVTGLSKFREVNPDLVILDLMLPVLDGLEVARRIRKTSNTPIIILTAKDGIQDKVEGLDSGADDYLIKPFSIEELLARVRAHLRRVNPAVTGEVRVADLVMNLDGREIFRGGRRVELSAKEFELLELLARNPGKVFSRFEIEEKVWPEYTGGSNVVDVYIGYLRRKLEEGGERRLIHTVRGVGYVLREE; encoded by the coding sequence ATGGAACGCAAACCCCTGGTTCTCGTCATTGAGGATGAAAAAGACATTGCCCGCTTTATTGAACTGGAACTCGCCGCCGAGGGGTACGCCACCGAGGTCGCCTTTGACGGCGTGACCGGCCTGAGCAAGTTCCGCGAGGTGAACCCCGACCTGGTCATCCTCGACCTGATGCTGCCCGTGCTCGACGGCCTGGAGGTCGCCCGGCGCATCCGCAAGACGAGCAACACACCCATCATCATCCTGACCGCCAAGGACGGCATCCAGGACAAGGTGGAGGGGCTGGACTCGGGGGCCGACGACTACCTGATCAAGCCCTTTTCTATCGAGGAACTTCTCGCGCGGGTCCGGGCCCACCTGCGCCGGGTGAATCCGGCCGTGACGGGCGAGGTGCGGGTGGCCGACCTGGTGATGAACCTCGACGGGCGCGAGATTTTCCGGGGCGGGCGCCGGGTCGAACTCAGCGCCAAGGAGTTCGAGCTGCTGGAACTGCTCGCGCGCAACCCCGGCAAGGTTTTTTCCCGCTTCGAGATCGAGGAGAAGGTCTGGCCGGAGTACACCGGGGGCAGCAACGTCGTGGACGTGTATATCGGCTACCTGCGGCGCAAGCTGGAGGAGGGCGGCGAGCGGCGGCTGATCCACACCGTGCGCGGCGTCGGCTACGTCCTGCGCGAGGAATAA
- a CDS encoding sensor histidine kinase — translation MTLRWRLTLFYTALLAVLLTVVGLAALAMMRTSLINSLNRDLQDTYRTFTNLSRTLALGDPGTAKERDEQGLLPRARYLFPDYAIQIEKLSVYENAAALAAALEEARDPASRNQLFAILRTLGDSTRLPPIGLSSDVPLRLSEEELTNLITSPGGQIFVQRDVKDPYSGEKNPYRFLVKLGPVQLDPPVFGLARPSFALTFVGRSLEGPSYTLAQLQRVILLLFLAGLGTAGVGAYLLAGQALRPLRQVRKAAERIGGQNLGERVPEPQTGDEVQALAHALNAMLGRLEASFEAQRRFTSDASHELRTPVTAISGHASYLLRRTDPSGQQRESLNIIRSESERLTNLIASLLELARSDSGALPLTRQPILSRLFLGEVARELAPLAQAQGTHLSADGEDVTFEGDPDRLKQVVINLVGNALKAGAKNVHLTSRAEEGGKEVRLSVQDDGPGIPPEHLGRLFDRFYRVEDSRSRDQGGAGLGLSIAKGIVDAHGGRIWLESEVGKGTTAHVQLPVGNPPELDEDDVP, via the coding sequence GTGACCCTGCGCTGGCGGCTCACGCTGTTTTACACGGCGCTGCTGGCGGTGCTGCTCACGGTGGTGGGGCTCGCCGCGCTGGCGATGATGCGGACGAGCCTCATCAACAGCCTCAACCGCGACCTTCAGGACACCTACCGCACCTTCACCAACCTGAGCCGGACGCTCGCGCTGGGCGACCCGGGCACCGCCAAGGAGCGCGACGAGCAGGGCCTGCTGCCGCGTGCCCGCTACCTGTTTCCCGACTACGCCATCCAGATCGAGAAGCTCTCGGTGTACGAGAACGCCGCGGCCCTCGCCGCCGCGCTGGAGGAGGCGCGGGACCCGGCGAGCCGAAATCAACTGTTCGCCATCCTCCGCACCCTGGGGGACAGCACCCGCCTCCCGCCCATCGGGCTGAGCAGTGACGTTCCCCTGCGGCTGAGTGAGGAGGAACTGACGAACCTGATCACCTCGCCCGGCGGGCAGATCTTCGTGCAGCGTGACGTGAAGGACCCGTACAGCGGGGAGAAAAACCCCTACCGCTTCCTGGTGAAGCTGGGTCCGGTGCAGCTCGACCCGCCGGTGTTCGGCCTGGCCCGCCCCTCCTTCGCCCTCACCTTCGTGGGCCGCAGCCTGGAAGGCCCCTCCTACACCCTGGCGCAGCTTCAGCGGGTGATCCTGCTGCTGTTCCTGGCGGGGCTGGGCACGGCGGGGGTGGGGGCCTACCTGCTCGCCGGGCAGGCGCTGCGGCCCCTGCGGCAGGTCCGCAAGGCGGCGGAGCGCATCGGGGGGCAGAACCTGGGCGAGCGCGTGCCGGAGCCGCAGACGGGGGACGAGGTGCAGGCCCTCGCGCACGCGCTCAACGCGATGCTGGGCCGCCTGGAGGCGAGCTTCGAGGCCCAGCGCAGATTTACGAGTGATGCCAGCCACGAACTCCGCACCCCGGTCACGGCGATCAGCGGGCACGCGAGCTACCTGCTGCGCCGCACCGACCCGTCCGGGCAGCAGCGCGAGAGCCTCAACATCATCCGCAGCGAGTCCGAGCGGCTGACCAACCTGATCGCCAGCCTGCTCGAACTCGCCCGCTCGGACAGCGGCGCCCTGCCCCTGACGCGCCAGCCCATCCTGTCACGGCTCTTCCTGGGCGAGGTGGCCCGCGAACTCGCCCCGCTGGCCCAGGCCCAGGGCACCCACCTCAGCGCGGACGGCGAGGACGTGACCTTTGAGGGTGACCCCGACCGCCTCAAGCAGGTCGTCATCAACCTCGTGGGCAATGCCCTCAAGGCCGGGGCGAAGAACGTCCACCTGACCAGTCGCGCCGAGGAGGGGGGCAAGGAGGTCCGCCTGAGCGTGCAGGACGACGGCCCCGGCATTCCCCCCGAGCACCTGGGGCGGCTCTTCGACCGCTTCTACCGGGTTGAGGACAGCCGCAGCCGCGACCAGGGCGGCGCGGGCCTGGGCCTGAGCATCGCCAAGGGAATCGTGGACGCGCACGGCGGGCGCATCTGGCTGGAGAGCGAGGTCGGGAAGGGAACGACGGCGCACGTGCAACTGCCGGTGGGCAACCCGCCGGAGCTGGACGAGGACGACGTGCCGTAG
- a CDS encoding SMI1/KNR4 family protein, with protein MGRFVEDLDLSTFWDDHDYYAREYTDDPLTPEKIEWVERTLGYRLPPSYLELMSYRNGGAPVKNCHRTASATSWAEDHVAMTGFLSIGKAKPSSLCGEVGSRFMIEEWGYPPIGIYFADCPSAGHDMLCLDYRACGPEGEPSVVHVDQEGGYVITPVADTFEAFIRGLESEEAFSP; from the coding sequence ATGGGCCGGTTTGTCGAAGACCTTGACCTCAGTACGTTCTGGGACGACCACGACTATTACGCCCGGGAATACACGGACGATCCGCTCACCCCGGAAAAAATCGAGTGGGTAGAGCGGACGCTGGGGTACAGGCTGCCGCCGTCGTACCTGGAGTTGATGAGCTATCGCAACGGCGGCGCGCCCGTCAAGAACTGCCACCGCACGGCTTCGGCAACCTCCTGGGCAGAAGACCACGTGGCGATGACGGGCTTTCTGTCCATCGGGAAGGCCAAGCCCTCCTCGTTGTGCGGTGAGGTGGGAAGCCGCTTCATGATCGAGGAGTGGGGCTATCCGCCCATCGGCATCTACTTCGCCGACTGTCCCTCGGCTGGCCACGACATGCTCTGCCTCGACTACCGGGCGTGCGGGCCTGAGGGCGAGCCCAGCGTGGTCCACGTGGATCAGGAGGGCGGCTACGTGATCACCCCTGTAGCGGACACCTTCGAGGCGTTCATCCGTGGGCTGGAGTCCGAGGAGGCTTTTTCGCCCTGA
- the argR gene encoding arginine repressor has translation MLSKEQRQKRIQDIIARDSISTQSELVERLRAEGVQVTQATVSRDINELRLVRLPIGKGRHRYALAQVAGHSDVEEELGRLFQNFVRDVDRGENILVIRTADGHATGVALLLDRLRRDDIVGTIAGEDTIFLVARTTGEGEALMEELNALMLG, from the coding sequence ATGCTCAGCAAGGAACAACGTCAGAAGCGCATTCAGGACATCATCGCCCGCGACTCTATCTCCACCCAGTCCGAACTTGTTGAGCGTTTGCGCGCCGAGGGCGTGCAGGTCACGCAGGCGACCGTCAGCCGCGACATCAACGAACTGCGGCTGGTGCGCCTGCCCATCGGCAAGGGCCGTCACCGCTACGCCCTCGCGCAGGTCGCGGGGCACAGCGACGTGGAGGAGGAGCTGGGCCGCCTCTTCCAGAACTTCGTGCGCGACGTGGACCGCGGCGAGAACATCCTGGTGATCCGCACCGCCGACGGCCACGCGACCGGGGTGGCGCTGCTCCTCGACCGGTTGCGCCGCGACGACATCGTGGGCACCATCGCCGGGGAGGACACCATCTTCCTGGTCGCCCGCACCACCGGGGAAGGCGAGGCGTTGATGGAGGAGCTGAACGCGCTGATGCTGGGGTAG
- the coaBC gene encoding bifunctional phosphopantothenoylcysteine decarboxylase/phosphopantothenate--cysteine ligase CoaBC, protein MSTPAPPLPAAPTVLVIVGGSMAAVKAPSVLRRLRERGARVAVIATRAALAFVTELSLATAADGDVATDETWFEARPDAQHLTLARADAVVIVGASADLLARAAGGHAPDLASATLLSVQGPVLWVPAMNERMWLHPAVQANAGTLRGWGHTFLGPEVGAFGSRGEGRGLGRMAEPEDIAAAALALLTPSPRDLEGVKVVVSAGPTREYLDPVRFISNPSSGKMGFAVAGEARDRGADVTLVTGPVNLPDPPGVEVVRIETALDLRDAVVGAARDADVVVMTAAVADYRAAQRSDEKQAKVAGDVTIHLTPNPDILAELGAQKGERVLVGFAMETHAGVERAALKARRKNADFILLNYPTREGTAFGGDDNEVTLVRPDGSSEDWPRLSKREVARRLLDEAARLYAERRGMRTGG, encoded by the coding sequence GTGAGTACGCCTGCCCCTCCCCTCCCCGCCGCCCCCACCGTCCTCGTCATCGTGGGGGGCAGCATGGCCGCCGTGAAGGCCCCCTCGGTGCTGCGGCGACTGCGCGAGCGGGGCGCGCGGGTCGCGGTGATCGCCACGCGGGCCGCGCTCGCCTTCGTCACCGAACTCAGCCTGGCGACGGCGGCCGACGGGGACGTGGCGACTGACGAGACATGGTTCGAGGCCCGCCCCGACGCCCAGCACCTCACCCTGGCGCGGGCGGACGCCGTGGTGATCGTGGGCGCCTCGGCCGACCTCCTCGCACGGGCGGCGGGCGGGCACGCCCCCGACCTCGCCTCGGCGACGCTGCTCAGCGTTCAGGGGCCGGTGCTGTGGGTCCCCGCCATGAACGAGCGGATGTGGCTCCACCCGGCGGTGCAGGCGAACGCCGGGACGCTGCGCGGCTGGGGCCACACCTTCCTGGGGCCGGAGGTCGGCGCCTTCGGCTCACGGGGTGAGGGCCGGGGGCTGGGCCGTATGGCCGAGCCGGAGGACATCGCGGCGGCGGCCCTGGCCCTCCTCACCCCGTCACCGCGCGACCTGGAGGGCGTGAAGGTCGTCGTCTCCGCCGGGCCGACCCGCGAGTACCTCGACCCGGTGCGCTTCATCAGCAACCCCAGCAGCGGCAAGATGGGCTTCGCGGTCGCCGGGGAGGCGCGGGACCGGGGCGCGGACGTGACGCTGGTGACCGGCCCGGTGAACCTCCCCGACCCGCCCGGCGTGGAGGTCGTCCGCATCGAGACGGCGCTCGATCTGCGGGACGCGGTCGTAGGGGCAGCCCGGGACGCGGACGTGGTCGTGATGACGGCGGCAGTCGCCGACTACCGGGCGGCCCAGCGTTCGGACGAGAAGCAGGCGAAGGTGGCGGGCGACGTGACGATCCACCTCACGCCCAACCCGGACATCCTGGCCGAACTGGGGGCGCAGAAGGGCGAGCGGGTCCTCGTCGGCTTCGCCATGGAGACGCACGCGGGCGTGGAACGCGCGGCCCTCAAGGCGCGGCGCAAGAACGCCGACTTCATCCTGCTCAATTACCCCACCCGCGAGGGCACCGCGTTCGGCGGCGACGACAACGAGGTAACGCTGGTACGCCCCGACGGATCGAGCGAGGACTGGCCCCGCCTCAGCAAACGAGAGGTAGCCCGGAGACTGCTGGACGAGGCCGCGCGCCTCTATGCAGAACGCCGGGGAATGCGAACGGGGGGCTGA
- a CDS encoding RNA-guided endonuclease InsQ/TnpB family protein yields the protein MAESENTSSRAKLHNACYAAIREKTGLPSDYARMVVNAGVALARSYWGLRKGKRRAGFPKVGKSQGIGLGVNAYAILKRGERFFLRASTGKRGQYKWLPLSVPVHLASKLQFVHGDAKLFQRGADWYVMLPLRLPHTPAVRDGGPTVLGVDLGVVKLMTVLTPDGVRIWNGLPVRHRRERFAAVRRRLQKHRRTDRVLRQGGRERRWMHDLNHKLSRELVDLARFYPNAVIAFEQLDGIRDRVRGSKKFNRMMSSWTFRDLVDKVRYKAEAAGVEVVFVDPRKTSQTCHRCGHATRSNRASQAEFRCVNCGFRTNADWNAATNIAAAPVCLAAGAD from the coding sequence GTGGCTGAATCCGAAAACACCAGCAGCCGGGCCAAACTCCACAACGCCTGTTACGCCGCCATCCGGGAGAAAACTGGCCTGCCCAGCGACTACGCCCGCATGGTGGTCAACGCGGGAGTTGCGCTGGCCCGCTCCTACTGGGGCCTGCGAAAAGGCAAGCGCCGCGCCGGCTTCCCGAAGGTGGGGAAGTCTCAGGGCATCGGGCTGGGCGTCAACGCCTACGCCATCCTGAAGCGCGGCGAGCGGTTCTTCCTGCGGGCGTCCACGGGGAAGCGCGGGCAGTACAAATGGCTGCCGCTGTCGGTTCCTGTGCATCTGGCCTCCAAACTCCAGTTCGTTCATGGCGATGCCAAACTGTTCCAGCGCGGGGCAGATTGGTACGTCATGCTTCCGCTTCGCCTCCCCCACACGCCAGCCGTCCGTGACGGTGGACCTACGGTTCTGGGCGTGGACTTGGGCGTCGTGAAGCTGATGACGGTGCTGACACCGGACGGCGTGAGGATTTGGAATGGCCTGCCTGTGCGCCATCGCCGGGAGAGATTCGCCGCTGTTCGTCGCCGCCTCCAGAAGCACCGCCGCACCGACCGCGTGTTGAGGCAGGGTGGGCGTGAGCGCCGCTGGATGCACGACCTGAACCACAAGCTCAGCCGGGAACTCGTTGACCTTGCCCGCTTCTACCCGAACGCGGTCATCGCCTTTGAGCAACTGGACGGGATTCGTGACCGGGTGCGCGGCAGCAAGAAGTTCAACCGGATGATGAGTAGCTGGACGTTCCGCGACCTCGTGGACAAGGTGCGTTACAAGGCGGAAGCGGCTGGTGTGGAGGTGGTCTTTGTTGACCCCCGCAAGACTTCCCAGACCTGCCACCGCTGCGGACACGCCACACGGAGCAACCGGGCGTCTCAGGCTGAGTTCCGATGTGTGAACTGCGGGTTCAGGACGAATGCCGACTGGAACGCGGCCACCAACATCGCTGCTGCCCCTGTGTGCCTTGCAGCAGGGGCCGACTGA